From the genome of Oryza glaberrima chromosome 1, OglaRS2, whole genome shotgun sequence:
TGGGCAAACCGTCTCCTTGTCTACCACATCATCCAGTTCCACGCAGCTATACATGTCATCGACAAACCTGGTTAAACCGGCGTCGTCGTCTGAACCTGCATATGCATACATGCACAAGTTGTGGTGCAAAAGAATTCAGAGAAAGAAccatatacttcatccgtcctaaaaatataagaacctaaaaTTGAATTAGTGTCTAGATAAATCGCACTAGAAAATGTTCCATTCAATcctaagtttttatattttagaatgaaaagAGTATACTAGTATGTATATGGAGATGCCAaagtgtacgtacgtacgtaccatATTCTATGGGCGCTGGGTGAGCGGAGGCAACATAGCttgtcgtctcctcctcctcctcgtcgtggaGAAGCAGCCGGTCTAGTAATTCCGGCGGGGATTCAGGCCGCAACGGCGGCATGATCAGATCCGTGCAGCCGCTGGGCTCGGAGGGTTCCCGAGATCCACCGCTAGGTTCATCCTCCCACGATGCCATCAGCCACGCCCCCACGCGACGCCGCCACTGCTTCCCTCGATcgaccggcgcgccgccgccgccgcaatcgcCAGCGAGGGCAGCCGTCGAaagacggcgcggcggcgccggcggcgggtgacCAAAATatagggggaaaaaaaaaatctccggTCGATGCGAGAAATGGCGCGGAGTTGAAAGCCCACTAAAGCCCAAGGCCCACTTAGCTGCTGACACATGGGCCCCGGCCCGCTTGGCCCGCGGGACCCCATCGTCTCACTCACCTCCCCCCCGCTTCCTTTCTGCCTagggtttctctctctctctctctctctctctctcctctctctctaatcGAATCGGAATCCATGGAGTCGTCGCGGTCGCGGAAGCGGGCCCGCCAGGActgggacggcgccggcgcgccgccgccgccggcggagcggGCGGTGGTACGTCCGTCCGTTCATCCCTCTGTCTGCTTTGCTCGATGGGGGTGGTCGGGTTCCTAGGGTTCATGGGGGCTCCTGTGCTGACGTTGTGGTGCTTGCAGGTGGCGAGGggcggcgcgtcgccgccgtggagggACGACGACCGCGACGGGCACTACGTGTTCGACCTCGGCGAGAACTTGAACCGACGATGTGAGCGCCACCCCGTTCCTGTCTCTTGGTTGGCTGAAAGGAGATTTGTGTGTTCTTAGATCCTGCCTGCTTGGAAACTGCAGTAGTTTTGTTCAGTTTTATGTGGTGCTGTAGAATTCTACTGCGAAAGTTCATTGCAATAATCGCATGAGTCATTTGGACATTGATTACCTAGTGTAATACAGTATAATATTGTATCTGTGTTCTAAAACCAAGGGAGGTGAATGAAACAAGGTTCCCGTTTGGATTAGCAACTTTCTGTTATGTTAATAAACTATATATGCCCTTGTTCCTTGCTTTTGTTCCCAGCATTTATTGATGctaattttagttgaaattgcaATAACCGTAGGGCTTTATAGCTATTTAGGTTCTGTGAGATTGTTCGTTGATATTCTTCTCTTCTTGGCTATGCAGACAAAATCTTGAGCAAAATGGGAGAAGGTTGGATTTTCTGCAATCTGTTCCCTAGTACCTGGTGTCTTTGCTATTATTGTAATGTAAAGCAACAGGaatcattttaaatttttaataggTACTTTTGGGCGTGTTTTGGAATGCTGGGACCGTGAAACACATGAATATGTCGCAATAAAAGTTGTTCGTAGCATCCGCAAGTACAGGGATGCTGCAATGATTGAGATCGATGTGCTCAACCGCCTTGCAGAAAATGAGAGATACAGATCACTGTGAGTACCTCAAAATATTTGATCCCAAAAATCTTAGTCTTTTCTGTTTCTCTCCTGATCAGTCTTCCTTACTGGCCAGCTGTGTCCAGATTCAAGGATGGTTTGACTATCGCAATCATATATGCATTGTAAGTCTCAATTTCATTCATTTATGCTAGTTCTAAAAATCTATACCAAATGTCAGTTGTTGATATGCGCATTTACAGTTCCAATATTCCATATTCCACTTTTCCCTGTTAGTTCAAAGTTTTGTTTGTTGGCAATTTACTTTGCTGGCCCTCCGAATATTCACCTTTTTGCTCGTAGGCAGTGAAACATGCTGCTATGTACGATATGGTAATGTGCTTGAATAGGATTTCCATGCTTATAAAACAGTTGTCGTTCTTTGCTCATAAAGGTTTGCCGATATGGAAACAAATCAAAGATAATTTTTCTTCAATGGATATCGATGGTTTTGTCAGGTTTTTGAGAAGCTTGGGCCAAGCTTGTATGATTTTCTAAAGAGAAATAGATACCAACCTTTCCCTGTGGAACTTGTGCGGGAGTTTGGACGGCAACTGTTGGAATCTGTAGCATGTGTGTGATTGTTTGATTCTGCATATCAATTCTTAACAAATTCGGTAGCTGCTGATTCATTCTTCTGTTGCTGAAAAGGAGCATGCTTGAccatcttttcctttctttcttctaAAATAGATATGCATGAATTACGCCTTATTCACACTGATCTGAAGCCAGAAAACATACTCCTTGTGTCTTCGGAGTATATAAGGGTTCCAGGTTCCAAGGTAATGTCAATCAGTTTTGTAGTGATCATCTGCTATTCTGAAACTAGGCATGCGGTATTAGCAGTTATGTTGAATGATCCCTTGGGGTTGTACAGAAGAATTCACAAGATGAGATGCATTTCAAGTGCTTACCAAAGTCCAGTGCCATAAAGCTGATAGATTTTGGTAGTACCGCCTTTGATAATCAGGAACATAGCTCGATTGTTTCTACAAGGCATTACAGAGCACCTGAAATAATCTTAGGTAAATTGGTTATCTTTTAAGGTTTGCTTTTATTTTATCTTGCTTGAGTTTGGAATATCCTTGCGATGAAGGTTAATGTGGCCTTGAGTATGCTCCAATGGAGCACAACAAAGGTGCAATTCAAAATCCTTGGATGCAATAATTGATAATGCTGTTAGAACTCTTATTTTTAGTGATTCGAAATGACAGAACTCATTAAAACAATGAAAACTTCTTGCCATCACTATAATCATGTTAGTATTGGCAGAAGAAATAGCACTTGGTCTACTTATTCGTCATTTTTTTCAGTGTACTATCTGATTATGCTTTATAGTAAAGTGGTAGGCATTTGACTGAGAAGAATGTTTTTATTAACTTGGTATTTTTAGAGATGGAGCATATATTCCTCCCTAGATAATTCTGATATTCTTGAATATGTTCCTATGACAGGCTTAGGGTGGAGTTTCCCTTGTGACCTTTGGAGTGTCGGATGCATCCTTGTTGAGCTATGCTCGGTTTGATATCTTGTCATGcatatttttcctttcttttaccTTAGCCTATGTTCCTAACCATAAAAAACCTTTAGGGGGAAGCATTGTTTCAAACACATGAGAACCTTGAGCACTTAGCAATGATGGAGAGGGTTTTGGGTCCACTCCCAGAACACATGATAAGGAAAGCCAGGTACATTGTGGCAGTGTGCACACTACTTTGATGATCGTTTTCTTTTACCTTTTTCTGTGTTGTCCTCAATATAGCAAGTAGTAAACGAATCTATGTTTTACTGTTTAATTTGGCATTTGacaaggaaaattttaattgtatcactttttaaaaatattttttgggttTTCCTTTCTATAGAACTTGACTTGTTAGTGGTATGCTATTCTGCCAAGTTGAACCCCTCAATATGTCCGTTTTCTTATACTAGCTTGTAATTTAACAACAGTTTGTTCATGTGTAGACCCAACCTTAAATCCAGGGTTTTTTTTAACAGTTTATAGTTACTCCAACTCACTAATACTCGAGTCTTATATTTCTTTTGATTGATTTATCCATAGTTCTCATATAAAGTAATAATAATAGATGCAACTCATGTGAATGCTGTTTCTGAGTACGTCATGTGGCTGTCATGTTAACTTTGGCTATGGTATGCTACCATTTACTGTCTTGCAATGATCAATCTTCTTCATTTTATACTGATTTTCCATATTTGCATCGTGTATGTCAACTGGAATATGCAGTTCATCAGCTCAGAAATATTTTAGACGAGGAGTGCGTCTAAATTGGCCTGAAGGTGCTGTTTCAAGAGAGAGTATCAGAGCAGTCAAAAAACTAGATCGGCTAAAGGTTTTGGTTCCCTCAAttatgtctctttttttttgctacgtATATCCCCAATCTAAATTATATCTCTAAAATTCAAAACAATATTATGCATATTCCTGTTCTTCAGTCTATCTCCTGTCTGCTACAAGTAAAAGAAATACCATGCATAGAAACATACAAATCAAGAGTAGAAGCAGaagctgttttttttaatgtaactATGCATCTATAGTTAATGATTTGTCTGAATGAAGGCATATTATGTTTGTAAATGTTTGATATAGAGCTTATTTCAGTTTTGTCAGGGTGCAGATAGAAAAAATAAagttccattttctttggtgaACTGGTCCTCTTGTAGTGTAGTATCTGTTTCATTTAGTGATTTACTATGCTGTTTGTGTGGTAAATTCAGAGTATTATTCTGCTGGTTAGTAAAATTATTCCTTCAAATTTCCACTAAGAGGAAATGAGAAAGTATTAGAAACATATTCTGAAATATCTGTTCTGAAGAAGATTCAACTTACACACCTCAAACATTATGGACTGAAACTTCAGGACTTAGTGGCGAGGAAGGCTGATCATTCAAGGGCGGTGCTGGCAGACTTGTTATATGGGCTTTTAAAATTTGAGCCATCAGAGCGTCTTACTGCCCAAGAAGCTCTAGACCATCCATTTTTCAGAAATACAACATGAGTACATGATCATGCTGACTCTACCCCTCCCAATATGTACGTGAAGAACCCAAGCCTGGAGAAAGCAGGCGCAAGGCCATTCCCATATAAAGCAGAATGCCTTCAGCTCATCTGTACCATACATCTTCTGTAAGCTGAGCTATAATGCTTGTGGTGGTGACACGGCATAACTGTTACGTTCACCCGATGTAATGTACAATAGCATTGAATCTAGGGAAGGTTGATGTAGCAGATGGAACTTGTGCATTGTGAGTTGTGTGATACATGAGGAATTGCATTGCGACTCATGTCGCAGTGACACAACAATGACCAAAGCAGGCCATATATGCCCCTTCCAAATGCTTGTATGATGTATCCTTGCTGGGGTGTTCATGTTACTTAAACATCTCTGTATCCTGAAGTTCCGTTGAAAGCCTGACAAAGTACATAGTAGGGTTGGCACTTGGCGCCTGTTTGTCCTGTTTGCAACTTGCCATGACTTCCTGAAAAATGTTGTGCATACACTGTTACAGATTTGAATCTTCAAAATGCAGAGAGCGAGAGGAATTTTGATTCGACAAAGAAACTGCATACCGTGAGAATATTTGTTGCAATGGTCGAtaactcttttttctttttccatcttTTGGCTTTGGAagccaaatccaaatccaaagcGAAAGCCGATCTGGTGGCGATTTGGAAATCTGTCCTCTTGAGTCTCGACTGCTGCTGGTGTCTGGTGACACATGTGTTGCTGGGCCAGTGCCCTTTTTGTCACATGTGGAACAACCCCTATCCCTTTTTTCCTTCACAGTGTCACGTCGCACTCCTTTGGCCCGGTGTTCGGTCGGTGTTCCCACCTCGGCCCGCTGCTGCAACTGCAGCGTCTGCAGCGACTTGTGATGGTCTGGTCAGGGCACGCACACGACGCCGCGCCATGCCATGCCAGCTTGCCTGCACTGCAACGTGGGACACGGAcacggacgccgccgccggcgagccgtgGCATCGCCCGGCGCTGCTGGGGGCAAGCACCTGGATGCTGGGTAGCGAAAGCGAACAAGGACTTCGTGCCAAGTCGATGAGAAACACAAGTCGATGAGAGGACACCTCCacgccatgccatgccatatCGAGAGTCCAGGCTTTGTGGGTGGCTGCGTCGTGTCCGTCGCCCTCAACGTGGCCCGTCAGTGTCCGCGGCAGGACTCGTCCTTTCTCCTGACGTGGCCGCCCGGTACATCAGAAACCGACGAGGCACAACACTGCCCAGCTTGGCAGGGCACTCTCTGTTTACGATCACCTTATGATTCgtttgccaaaatttaaattttaagacttaggcctggtttagtttccaacatttttttcaaatttctaactttttcatcacattaaaacttacttatacacataaatttttaacttttccgtcacatcgttccaatttcaattaaacttctaatttttaagtttttttcatcgcaatttgcttttaaatcgccAGTAACTTTTATTCGCAAACTATGTTTTGGACTGATAAAAAAGTACGGCTTATAATCAGCGTAAGCGAAATAATAACCTACAAGAGTCGGTTCTGTCTTTCGTCTTGCTTTATTATCAGCCGTAGCTTTATAAGTTTTTTAGTTGGCTTAGGATGATTACCCGCACAAACGCAAtttacatatgattaattaaatattaattattaaaaaaatattaaaaatagatttatctgattTTTAAAATCAACATCTACACGAAATGTATCATTTAACGTTTAAAAAATGTGCTAATGAAAATCAAGGAATTAACCGATTCAAATTGTAGTTTAGAACGGGCACTAAATGTTGAGATTTAATCTTATTACTGCTAATTTTACCCAATTAAACTACGGATTATAATTGCAGCTCAACCAATCCCCTTCTTTGAGGAATTAGCCACCACCACAACCGATATAGATTGTCTACGGTACTGCAGCCTGCAGTAGATCAGCCACTGCCACCACTCACCACTACAGAGTACAGAGGATCGGCGCCCACCACATCACCCATGTCCCAGGATCCAGGCCATACAGAGATCACCCGAGTCCCAGGGACCCAGGCCATACAGTGATAAGAGGGAAACAATAAATGTTTATTACTATgccaattaaaataaataaatacaatagGTATGATTAAAGCTTAACTGGCTAGATTTCTTACAGTGAAACTAATCAATCTAATATTTAAAATGCTAAATTTAACACGACgataaaatattcttttagtGATAGATAATATACTCGTCGATAAGGAGATACTTGTGGTGGCTTCATCAATCAAAAATACGCCGGTCTAATCTTTTATAGGTGTTTATAGTGATAGCCGGATAAGATGTGTGTATATTTATAAGGACGAGTGTGCGTAcgttaaaaataaagaaaacaaaacaaaagcaaaagatagatatatagaaaaaaaataaaaagggggCGGGGGGAAAGAAGAGGCGAACACAACACCTGGAGGAGAAGCCGCTATCCTCGCGACGTGCGACAAGGATTAAATCAAATCAAGCCGTCTCGCCTTGGGTCTCCCATCCCTCCCTTTAAAAAAAGGGCGCATCATCTCTAAACTCCCCTCCACAtctccaaacttccaatttctctctccctccctccacatCTCTCTGTGTTTCTCTCATTTCTCCTCTGttcgcggcgatggcggcggcggcgaacggcggcgacaGCAAGGGGTTCGAGGTGCCGAAGCTGGAGATCAAGTTCACCAAGCTCTTCATCAATGGCCGCTTCGTCGACGCCGTCTCCGGTACGTCGCTGCGTGCTTCCTAATTAATCCTCCCTCTTGCatctttcactttttttttattattattcttctCCTGATGCTTTTTTTGACTCACGAAAGTTAGCAACAAGAAGCATCTGTTAGTACTTCTGTTTCTTTATTgtttgcaacttttttttttttactatctccgtttcatattagaAATTAACataaacttctttaagtttaataaattttttaaagagATAGCAACATCTAGAACACAAAACAAACgcattattaaaatatattaaatattagtttaaatgaaactaatttagcgTTGTAAACGTTGCTAATATTTTCAATAAACCTGAACAAACTcaaaagtttgattagaaagaaaaatcaaaatgactaTTAATGTTAAAcaaaagtttgattagaaagaaaaatcaaaatgatttataatgtTAAACAGAGACAGAGAGCATTAATTAGTCACAGTACTGCGACACCCTGCGCTTTTAACACCGTAGATAAATGTGATAGCTGAGTAGTATCAATAGCGTGTTAAGAAGTGCGGGGCGTCATAGGACGCAAGTGAGGGTGATTTATCGTGTAAAAAAGATAGAAGAAACCGAATGTGAGGATGAGACAATGGTAGTATGGTATCTAGATTTAAGCATTGCTTCGGAGAATTTGTTTACTGAATGAATGCATGAGTTTCACCGAATTTTCGAATAAATAGGTATAATTCCTGTAaagttcattaaaaaaaacctCTATTCCAAAAGAGGCTTAAAATATTACTACCAAATATGCATATTCAAATGTATGTTGCATGGTCCACCCTGTTCCATGTGGAGGTAAATCAAATGAGGCCTAatatattaattactactactgGACAACTTGCTAGTTATGGGGCTTAGCTAGGGATCAAGTCAAATATGCCAGGATTGTGCCAATGCTGAAGACAACTTTGGACACGGGCATCTTTGGGATATATCAAAAAATTTAACACTTAACTGATATTGGTTATTTGATTGTGTGGTTGTGAGAAACAAGAGCTCAACCTGCTTACATGTTAGGTACTTCCAAACAGAAGTTGTGCCATGCCATCACtctagtttttttcttttttgaaaaatccaTCACTGATCAAAACAGTAGAAATTATGGAAGCCTCTTTTTGACCAAGATCTAGcttttttaaataaatgcaAGAAGATGATCAAACACACACCACACACATTTCTACATACATCTCATCACCAAAGATCTTGAGCGGATGGGTACGTATAGAACACGTCATCAAACCCCCCAACATCTCATTTTCAATAAGATATTGCTCGAGAGAAACACACGTCATGGAGAGCTGAAAGTTGATGTACTTCCAAGAGAGCGAGAACACTACAGCTGCATATTACGTGTGAAagactgaaagtctgaaactgtAGAGCCTGaagaaggggagaaaaaaaaacagagcttCGACTCGATCCGTGTGAACTCTGAACTGAAAGTTAGGAAATTAACAGCAGATTTTCCAGGCAGTGACGCCTGTAGCttgtattaaattttagatgaaagcaattcttctttctttttttttccctgggaATGATGCGTGTGTCCAAGctatagcttaattagctagtggCGGTGAGCCTATGGAGCGTTGCGAGACAGGCACTGGCACTGTGGGAAGAAAACGAAGGGTGAGACAGAGCTTGAGAAGGACAGACAGATCCACACAGATGGCGAGATGTATCCATATGAATATGATAGTAATATGATGAATTGTGTGGCAACATTGCAAAATGCCACATGGTACCATGGAGAAATATGCATCACAAGAGCTATATCATGTGGCACATCAGTGTCCGGGAGAAAAGGCAGGGTAGTGGGACACATGGAAAACGCGGTAATTTTGACAGTAACATACTACGGTTTTAGTCAGGTCAAGAGTTGACAGCACGCAGCTTAGTTAGAACTAAGTACTCTCCCTCCGTTGTCGAATAACTGACACGGTTAGCTGTAGGGGTCTCACTTTGATTATAAATTGCTTTTTAGAtaattatattacgatgaattAAAGTTGTATGATTAGAAGTATATTTTTAAGTATTTGttaaatttctgaaaaaaaggACGAGCGGTCAAAAGTTTAAAATTAAACAGTGGCGGTGTAAATTATTTGAGAATGGGTGGATTACTTTCACGGTGGTTTCTATTGGTCGTAGTAGAAGCAATATGAGCCGTTGATTTACAAGGGTCTTATCCTATTTTACGGGACAGTTATACCAGGCAATGTCTAAGTTCAATGCATATGCAACGAtcagtgcatatatatacacacacgcaCGAGTGATGAATCCTGTTGACCGTTGAGAGTGAGCTGTTCGGTAATCTGGCGTTTTCAGGGGCTTAATTAGGTTTATTTTTCATAAAGCATCTGtagcattttctttcttttcttttcaataaaTTAGACACGGCCGGCCGGGCCGTCCGACCCTATAAGTCCAAGCATGCCGCTATTGCAGATCACACTAGCTTGCAACGTCGCTTATGCAGACGCCAATAAAACTGGCATTATTGTGCTACTCTCTTCCTTTTACaacgtaagtcattctagcatttctttctcatattcatattgatgttaatgaatctagatagatatatgtttagattcattaacatcaatattaatgtgagaaatgttagaatgacttgcattgtgaaacggaggaagtagcttttTATTCTTTTAGGAAAATTGCATTGTTGTGCTAAGCTAGGGGACGACGCCTGCAAGTATTTCAATGCATTATTGTGCCCTGATTGGGCTCAACACTCAATTACGTGTTGCTTTTTCTGAATATAAATTATGGGAGTACAAATTAAGTACAAATATATCTGATCACATATTTCTCATATTTTAGTACTCCATTGACCATCCATCCTccataataatattatttttcgtGCTAGCCAAGTAAtgatttggatatatataaATGATGAATAGGATGTTTTTGAGCAGGATTCATTCCTGGTAatattttgcaaggaatttaAAACATAGGCCTACTTTGAAATGGAGAAATTTTAAAGAAATGTTGCGTAAATTAAATTAACTTCTACGAAAAGCGTACAAAATTCTTTCGTTCGAAAAGAGCTGTTCATCTCAGCGCGATTAGACTAGTTCATACTACTAAAGGATGAAGTACTAGTATGTAGTAGGTTGAAAGTGCTTTGAAATTCAATGTCTTtattagtatttatttttatctcgCAAGACATACGTGTACACAATATTATGATATCTCTAGAGTAACAGGCTCAAATGTAAAAAAGTTCACGTGTTAATTAGCAATAAGAAAAATGTATGACATGTCGCCCTTCCACTTTGACATCTTGTCACTAAGTAAGCATCAATTATACACCCCATTAAATTGATAATGACATTCAAAAGGTGGGATTAGACTATATTCACAATCATAATAAGCAAACCAGACAAGTGGATGGTGAAAAAAACAATGCAAATTTGTCATGCTGTGGAAAATCTACTTGGACCTAACATAAAAAAGCTAGAGGCTAACTGATCCATCCAGTTAACATTAAGAAAAAGACATACATATGTAAAAGATGAATAGATAATTTTATCTGATCTTCCGAGAAAGCTCTAGCTAGCCTG
Proteins encoded in this window:
- the LOC127760283 gene encoding uncharacterized protein LOC127760283, with the translated sequence MASWEDEPSGGSREPSEPSGCTDLIMPPLRPESPPELLDRLLLHDEEEEETTSYVASAHPAPIEYGSDDDAGLTRFVDDMYSCVELDDVVDKETVCPGQKYTRDQAKERVNFRKPHVLGANVTHNHMFYLFSHIT
- the LOC127752414 gene encoding serine/threonine-protein kinase AFC3, which encodes MESSRSRKRARQDWDGAGAPPPPAERAVVARGGASPPWRDDDRDGHYVFDLGENLNRRYKILSKMGEGTFGRVLECWDRETHEYVAIKVVRSIRKYRDAAMIEIDVLNRLAENERYRSLCVQIQGWFDYRNHICIVFEKLGPSLYDFLKRNRYQPFPVELVREFGRQLLESVAYMHELRLIHTDLKPENILLVSSEYIRVPGSKKNSQDEMHFKCLPKSSAIKLIDFGSTAFDNQEHSSIVSTRHYRAPEIILGLGWSFPCDLWSVGCILVELCSGEALFQTHENLEHLAMMERVLGPLPEHMIRKASSSAQKYFRRGVRLNWPEGAVSRESIRAVKKLDRLKDLVARKADHSRAVLADLLYGLLKFEPSERLTAQEALDHPFFRNTT